Proteins encoded within one genomic window of Cryptococcus neoformans var. grubii H99 chromosome 4, complete sequence:
- a CDS encoding glycosyl transferase family 8 protein, translated as MSPEKLTEADILDREEANIPTTSSSILPTPISYPATVSYRIANTWLRLIASGIIAILFIHILHIKLRPIDVVEPARQTPPPVTEAYVTFLAHSDDPRPWYFNAVRRLMFQLKYDPLTLDPHPKDFVVITTPGVPEWQLEQLREEGAIIAPRPLIDHLPLPEKGISRYAEVYTKLFIFNLTDYERVLFVDADQLMVKPLTRIWDDPNAWPESGMAACGESKSAWNHPTPIEDQNYFNSGFMLARPDEKTFNELLQEKDFDPWFPEQNLLNHYFRRDGPRPWRPLNHMFVTTFPRKVDLEAGIHVLHDKMWLAHLDREVKEVWRQKLGRMEGYWLAMDRGPEAWNSTSLTYM; from the exons ATGTCTCCTGAAAAGCTCACCGAGGCAGATATTCTGGATCGTGAAGAGGCAAACATCCCCACTacctcctcgtccatcCTCCCTACCCCCATCTCCTACCCTGCGACAGTGTCCTACCGAATAGCGAACACATGGTTACGCCTGATAGCCAGCGGCATCATCGCCATACTATTtatccatatcctccacaTCAAACTACGCCCCATAGATGTGGTAGAGCCTGCCCGACAAACTCCACCACCGGTGACCGAAGCCTATGTGACCTTTCTCGCGCACTCTGATGATCCCAGACCGTGGTATTTCAACGCCGTGCGCAGGCTCATGTTTCAGCTCAAGTATGACCCTCTTACACTCGACCCGCACCCCAAAGACTTTGTGGTGATCACCACACCTGGTGTCCCTGAATGGCAGCTCGAGCAGCTTCGTGAAGAGGGAGCTATTATTGCCCCCCGTCCTTTGATCGACCACCTCCCGCTTCCGGAAAAGGGAATCTCGCGCTATGCTGAAGTCTACACCAAATtgttcatcttcaaccttACAGACTATGAGCGCGTTCTCTTTGTTGATGCTGACCAGCTGATGGTGAAGCCGTTGACTAGGATTTGGGATGATCCAAATGCCTGGCCGGAGAGCGGGATGGCTGCGTGCGGGGAGAGTAAGAGTGCTTGGAACCATCCGACGCCGATCGAGGATCAGAATTATTTCAATAGTGGTTTCATGTTGGCTAGGCCGGATGAAAAGACTTTCAACGAGCTGCTacaggagaaggatttCGATCCATGGTTTCCTGAACAG AACTTATTGAATCATTACTTCCGAAGGGATGGGCCCAGACCGTGGAGACCTCTGAATCATAT GTTTGTCACAACCTTCCCAAGAAAAGTCGACCTCGAAGCTGGTATCCACGT CCTTCACGATAAAATGTGGTTAGCCCATCTTGATAGGGAAGTCAAAGAAGTATGGCGACAGAAGCTTGGGCGGATGGAAGGGTATTGGTTGGCGATGGACCGTGGGCCTGAGGCTTGGAACTCTACTTCACTTACGTATATGTAG
- a CDS encoding white collar 1 protein has product MSTNLTSPHSHNTLPPGSDQFNRPELRPTNSVVSSAQSPLDWSSFMNFQTPPGVQSNPLGPHRSLSSLENGQSGRVSGHSMASPSVEPSSCSGDQYQSFAQGIALRRASSSAINFQAPQPRIVRPRQFSTSQQYAVDSSPRHSQAYPSPNFQFHPYTTRQYSHHPSPQISSSPHTPADQRFKDKSPAPSSSHSHSNLTPGSSVQPSHPEPLRGTTGDMRPSEDGDSGLPLDLSKFRDVRFQAPPFPTNHAPGVPPPDSQAWTEYSNTSVQISDASQATPGSMFARAACVGGPPWAMTPDQGRSFGPNENAGWNRWDQAQIKQDGLSMGAGVGMAMAQMGTVYVSPNLNPAAYGQGIQPFPSNGYYNGQYNLQQGQHMQQESDSGGGEVGSRDIPINSPHQYAAISGPIYGPGPPSSNPFSSPGNPHLQPHRSPTSHQGPSPRLSRDQTHIPNMMSTSAILPQRPSYDQNISDRRLPHQIDFSNAASVSIPPNPHRREMNFALSSTAPYVHTADGRALLQHPLPPPAHQALQDGPGLYSTTGFDMLGILGRVAARKNPSMVIGPVDLSCSFVVVDIRRYDSPIVYASPNFTRLTGYELPQLLGRNCRFLQSPNGEVAKGSKREYTDNEAVYLLKRSLEAGKECQTSLLNYRRNGEPFINLVTVVPIPWDGPEIVYHVGFQIDLVEQPNKILRNMQNGNYSVDYTYSIPPEKPLQLDGKGAAIAGLSTAVLDIMGSRTKALAAGTEEGARMEWLKMVLDNTDDFIHALSLKGFFQYASSSIRRSLGYEPEDLLNKNISEFAHPSDIVPVIRALKDSTQTIGEEQQPKPVHFTFRIRTKNFGYVWVESMGRLVVEAGKGRKAVILSGRVRNMPTLTWGKVAEHGGLAKTEFWAKISFQGLLLNLTFGVDKVLGYQAEEILGRNLFSLLPGGQNTPPSGEDPINNYASASDIAPVAKAIYQTIHDSTHQGALSIRQKMVHRSGHPVDVILVFYAPGQAKDKQSHIAYSNNDESASVNFTGTPNGTSTYPVKITDIFVQVKLLSSSPSHQRSIQPRSIASLTQARPLIHLPNDNIFEELEIGRDSSWQYELHQMKMTNRRLRDSIAALKEKKAGKAKKRKYNIVDESSENQSEIIDTSLSSQIGGIGF; this is encoded by the exons ATGTCAACAAACCTCACTTCCCCGCATTCACACAACACCCTTCCACCCGGTAGCGATCAATTTAACAGACCTGAGTTAAGACCTACAAATAGTGTTGTCAGC TCTGCCCAGTCGCCTTTAGACTGGTCAAGTTTTATGAACTTCCAAACTCCTCCTGGAGTTCAAAGCAATCCGTTAGGGCCACATCGCTCGCTGAGTAGCTTGGAGAATGGCCAATCAGGGCGGGTAAGCGGTCATAGCATGGCAAGCCCTAGTGTCGAGCCTAGCAGCTGTTCTGGGGATCAATATCAGTCTTTTGCTCAAGGAATTGCTCTCCGTCGAGCCTCATCGTCAGCCATCAACTTCCAAGCGCCTCAACCACGAATTGTACGACCACGCCAATTCTCTACATCACAGCAGTATGCTGTAGATTCCTCCCCGCGGCACAGTCAAGCATATCCTTCACCAAATTTCCAATTTCATCCCTACACTACTCGACAGTATTCgcatcatccatcacctcAAATATCATCCTCCCCCCACACTCCCGCGGACCAACGCTTCAAAGACAAATCTCCAGCACCCAGCTCCTCACATAGCCATTCAAATCTGACACCGGGTAGTTCGGTCCAGCCATCGCATCCAGAACCCCTTCGTGGAACCACTGGCGACATGAGGCCGTCAGAGGATGGCGACAGCGGTTTGCCTCTTGACCTATCTAAATTTAGAGACGTGCGCTTTCAGGCTCCCCCCTTTCCGACGAATCATGCCCCAGGGGTTCCGCCACCTGATAGTCAAGCTTGGACTGAGTATTCAAACACCTCTGTTCAGATCTCTGATGCTTCTCAAGCTACGCCAGGAAGCATGTTCGCTCGCGCAGCGTGTGTAGGAGGGCCCCCTTGGGCCATGACTCCAGATCAGGGACGATCCTTTGGCCCAAATGAAAATGCAGGCTGGAATAGGTGGGATCAAGCTCAAATTAAGCAGGACGGATTAAGTATGGGCGCAGGTGTAGGAATGGCTATGGCTCAGATGGGAACGGTTTATGTCAGCCCTAATCTGAATCCAGCCGCTTATGGCCAAGGAATCCAACCTTTTCCGTCTAATGGTTATTATAATGGTCAGTATAATCTACAGCAAGGCCAGCATATGCAGCAGGAAAGCGACTCAGGTGGCGGAGAGGTGGGAAGCAGAGATATTCCGATAAACAGCCCTCACCAATACGCAGCCATTTCAGGGCCGATTTATGGTCCTGGCCCACCTTCCAGTAATCCTTTTAGCTCGCCAGGTAACCCTCATCTACAACCACATCGATCGCCCACGTCACATCAGGGGCCATCCCCCCGTCTGTCTCGCGATCAAACACACATTCCAAACATGATGTCCACCTCGGCTATCCTTCCTCAGCGCCCTTCCTATGATCAAAATATATCGGATCGTCGACTTCCTCACCAAATTGATTTCTCTAATGCCGCCTCTGTATCAATACCTCCAAACCCACATCGTCGTGAGATGAACTTTGCATTGTCATCCACGGCTCCGTATGTACATACAGCGGATGGTCGAGCCCTTTTACAGCACCCACTGCCACCTCCCGCCCACCAAGCTCTACAAGATGGCCCAGGTTTATACTCCACTACCGGCTTTGATATGCTTGGTATATTGGGAAGAGTAGCAGCGAGAAAGAACCCCAGCATGGTAATTGGACCTGTTGACCTGAGTTGTAGTTTTGTAGTAGTG GATATAAGGAGATATGACTCTCCCATTGTCTACGCTAGTCCGAATTTCACCAGGTTGACTGGTTACGAGCTTCCCCAACTTCTCGGTCGTAATTGTCGTTTTCTTCAAAGTCCCAATGGAGAAGTGGCCAAAGGCTCCAAACGTGAATACACGGATAATGAGGCTGTCTATCTCCTCAAGCGATCTCTCGAGGCTGGAAAGGAATGTCAaacctctcttctcaatTATCGACGGAATGGTGAACCTTTCATCAACCTTGTCACTGTTGTGCCTATACCGTGGGACGGTCCCGAAATCGTCTACCATGTGGGCTTCCAAATCGATCTGGTTGAACAGCCAAACAAAATTCTCCGTAATATGCAAAATGGGAACTATTCAGTGGACTACACGTATTCCATCCCACCTGAAAAGCCTCTACAGCTTGATGGAAAAGGTGCTGCCATAGCAGGCCTGAGTACAGCCGTGCTGGACATTATGGGCAGTAGAACGAAGGCGCTCGCGGCTGGTACGGAAGAGGGGGCGCGAATGGAGTGGTTGAAGATGGTTTTGGATAATACAGATG ACTTCATACATGCCTTATCACTCAAGGGTTTCTTTCAGTAcgcttcatcttctattCGACGTTCTTTAGGGTATGAGCCTGAAGATCTGTTGAACAAAAACATCTCTGAATTCGCTCATCCGTCTGATATCGTGCCCGTCATCCGTGCCCTCAAAGATTCCACACAGACGATTGGGGAGGAGCAGCAACCAAAACCTGTTCATTTCACCTTTCGCATCCGTACGAAGAACTTTGGGTACGTGTGGGTGGAAAGTATGGGACGGCTTGTTGTGGAAGCTGGCAAAGGTCGGAAGGCTGTCATCCTTTCTGGGAGAGTGAGGAACATGCCCACTCTGACTTGGGGCAAGGTTGCAGAGCACGGTGGGCTTGCCAAAACGGAGTTCTGGGCCAAGATTTCATTTCAAGGTTTACTCCTAAATCTCACTTTTGGCGTTGACAAAGTCTTGGGCTACCAAGCTGAAGAGATTCTGGGTAGAAActtattttctcttttgccTGGTGGCCAAAATACCCCGCCATCTGGCGAAGATCCCATTAATAACTACGCTTCAGCTTCCGATATCGCTCCTGTCGCCAAGGCAATCTATCAAACCATACATGACAGTACCCACCAGGGCGCGTTGTCTATTCGTCAAAAAATGGTCCATCGTTCCGGCCACCCTGTTGACGTGATTCTGGTCTTTTACGCTCCAGGGCAAGCTAAAGACAAGCAATCGCATATTGCTTACTCAAATAACGACGAATCCGCTTCAGTCAATTTTACTGGCACGCCAAATGGAACTTCGACTTACCCCGTCAAGATTACCGACATCTTCGTCCAGGTCAAATTGCTGTCATCCTCCCCTTCGCATCAACGTTCCATCCAGCCCCGCTCAATCGCTTCACTCACCCAGGCCCGCCCCCTCATCCATCTACCCAATGACAATATTTTTGAAGAGCTGGAGATTGGGAGAGATTCTTCGTGGCAGTATGAACTTCatcagatgaagatgacaaacaggaggttgagggatAGCATTGCGGCTctcaaagagaagaaggctgggaaagcgaagaagagaaagtaCAACATTGTGGATGAGAGTTCAGAAAATCAATCAGAAATCATCGATACGAGCTTGAGCTCGCAAATTGGGGGTATTGGATTTTGA
- a CDS encoding DNA polymerase kappa subunit, giving the protein MSYPPTSGKGKDAAKMEMSIEERVAAEAKQRSFERSLAGPSVGKAGITRDQTEINRIIAEASKGSKFYNNQVRKDQELTEKIAWYRNKRDELMRMAPRDQLEAEADRILMEVEATRDLSQTIIHVDMDAFYASVEVQRDPSLKGKAFGVGKGVLCTASYEARKFGVRSAMAGFIAKKLCPHIILTDLHFDLYTKASKAVKEILVQYDENLMMASLDEGYLNITPYMSTHNMTAAEVVTQIRAQVEEKTSLTISAGIAANRMLAKICSDKNKPNGQFELAFDRATIVRFLRDLPVRKIPGFGRVTERCLEGLGIQTCGDIYEKRMDLLLMDHWFGFRGLCRAYLGIADNTVAPGRREERKSVGVERTFRDKMDDEEIMATLIDIVEELGKDLDRLQYAGKTITIKYKLHTYENKTRAKSIPKYISSARDILPIAQELLKKELPLRIRLLGVRLSTLKDLTIPDKGIKGFFKAAESKAKIESPITGNTLETLEHVPEMMRLEADNAQGNSFGAGEASGSEDIGAGDFEILPVTIKKRKSPSPTREAPSPAAGPICPICGQTLDAGTSNQQLNEHLDWCLNKDAIREASRVSPVAQKKAKIGRTNESTSSNIRGLAKKDRPKGEKGTIASWLKKG; this is encoded by the exons ATGTCCTACCCCCCAACATCaggaaagggcaaagaTGCGGccaagatggagatgtcAATTGAGGAAAGAGTGGCAGCCGAAGCTAAACAACGCAGTTTCGAGAGAAGTTTGGCGGGACCTAGTGTTGGCAAGGCTG GTATCACAAGGGACCAGACAG AAATCAACAGGATCATTGCCGAAGCTTCCAAA GGATCCAA GTTTTACAATAACCAAGTGCGGAAAGATCAAGAGCTCACTGAGAAGATCGCATGGTATCGAAACAAG CGTGATGAGCTCATGAGGATGGCTCCCCGTGACCAATTGGAAGCTGAGGCTGATCGTATC CTCATGGAAGTTGAGGCGACTCGAGACTTGAGTCAAACGATCATTCATGTTGATATGGACGCGTTT TATGCATCGGTCGAAGTTCAACGTGATCCGTCACTGAAAGGGAAGGCTTTTGGAGTAGGTAAAGGGGTGTTGTGCACTGCGTCT TATGAAGCGAGAAAGTTTGGAGTAAGATCGGCCATGGCTGGCTTCATTGCGAAGAAGCTCTGCCCTCATATCATCTT AACGGATTTGCACTTCGATCTTTATACAAAAGCCTCCAAGGCTGTCAAGGAAATATTAGTACAATACGATGAGAACCTCATGATGGCGAGTCTGGATGAAGGGTATCTGAA CATAACGCCTTACATGTCGACCCACAACATGACGGCTGCAGAGGTTGTAACACAAATACGGGCTcaggtggaagagaaaacttCCTTGACAATCTCGGCCGGAATAGCAGCCAATCGTATGTTAGCCAAG ATCTGCTCTGACAAAAACAAGCCAAATGGCCAATTTGAACTGGCATTCGACCGAGCTACGATTGTTCGTTTCTTGCGAGATTTGCCTGTCAGAAAGATTCCAGGCTTTGGGAGAGTGACAGAACGTTGTCTTGAAGGGCTTGGAATACAG ACTTGCGGCGATATTTATGAGAAGCGGATGGACCTACTTCTTATGGACCATTGGTTCGGCTTCCGAGGTTTATG CCGGGCATACTTGGGGATAGCAGACAATACTGTTGCACCAGGCAGGCGGGAGGAGCGAAAAAGTGTTGGTGTGGAAAG AACATTTCGAGAtaagatggatgatgaagagatcaTGGCCACTTTGATCGACATTGTCGAAGAGCTAGGGAAGGATCTGGATCGGTTACAATATGCTGGCAAAACCATTACCATCAAGTACAAG CTGCACACATACGAAA ATAAGACGCGAGCAAAGTCAATACCCAAATACATCTCTTCAGCAAGGGATATTCTGCCTATAGCCCAGGAACTGTTGAAGAAAGAACTGCCTCTTCGGATACGCTTACTCGGAGTACGGTTATCAACACTGAAAGATCTTACCATTCCTGACAAAGGCATCAAAGGA TTTTTCAAGGCAGCCGAAAGCAAGGCCAAGATTGAGTCTCCAATCACAGGCAACACGTTAGAAACACTAGAACATGTACCCGAGATGATGCGCCTGGAGGCAGATAACGCGCAAGGGAACAGTTTTGGCGCAGGAGAGGCGAGTGGGTCTGAAGATATTGGCGCAGGTGACTTTGAAATCCTCCCAGTCACCATAAAGAAGCGAAAGagtccttctccaacacgcgaagctccttctccagcaGCTGGTCCCATCTGTCCTATATGCGGCCAGACGCTTGATGCAGGGACTTCCAATCAACAGCTCAACGAACACCTTGATTGGTGTCTCAATAAGGATGCCATCAGGGAGGCAAGCCGAGTGTCGCCAGTGGCTCAAAAAAAGGCTAAAATTGGAAGGACGAATGAAAGTACATCCTCAAACATTAGAGGATTGGCGAAAAAAGATAGACcaaagggagaaaagggtACAATTGCAAGCTGGTTAAAGAAAGGTTAG
- a CDS encoding ubiquinol-cytochrome c reductase core subunit 2 — protein MYSLNRLPRSAAFKSSANLLRRNASTTSAGGVNVVGFENKGPAATSSLTVAIKAGSRYETTPGVAHVLKSFAYKATASASALRTAREAELYGGVLSAALTREHLLLSAEFLRGDEEHFLNVLASVLSSSQFYRHELSELVLPVVEAETISSQAIPSTIALDLAHSLAFRRGLGNSLYANKNYPVSIDDVKSFGEAAFAKSNIAVIGTGVSTEALAKAVSNAFGAGTSSGSKLSTPKANYYGGETRVPLDIHAPATATPTMVIAFGTSSPASADLKVLKHLLGGETSVKWTPGASPLAQAADKIPGASAKAFLLPYSDAALFGVVLSAPTSAETKTLAQEVASIVKNAGEFKEEEVKRAVAKATFEDAASTETLSGFVAAAGPAALVGSVPEAQSFSGVSASSISKAAGELLKGKPTVVSIGNISVLPYADELGL, from the exons ATGTACTCCCTCAACAGGCTCCCCAGGAGCGCCGCGTTCAAAAGCTCCGCCAATCTCCTTAGGCGAAATGCCAGCACCACCTCTGCTGGCGGTGTCAATGTTGTCGGTTTCGAAAACAAGGGCCCAGCTGCCACTTCAAGCTTGACCGTCGCCATCAAGGCTGGTTCCCGATACGAGACTACCCCTGGTGTCGCCCATGTTTTGAAGAGCTTTGCCTACAAG GCCACTGCTTCTGCATCTGCTTTGAGAACAGCTAGGGAGGCGGAGTTGTACGGTGGTGTCTTGTCTGCTGCTCTTACTAGGGAACACCTTTTGCTTTCTGCCGAGTTCCTTCGTGGCGATGA AGAACACTTCCTCAACGTCCTCGCTTCCgttctttcctcctctcaaTTTTACCGACACGAGCTCAGTGAACTCGTTCTCCCTGTCGTTGAGGCGGAGaccatctcttcccagGCTATTCCTTCTACCATCGCCCTCGACCTTGCCCACTCCCTTGCTTTCCGACGAGGTCTCGGTAACTCCCTCTACGCCAACAAGAACTACCCCGTCTCCATCGACGACGTGAAGTCTTTCGGTGAAGCCGCTTTCGCCAAGTCCAACATTGCCGTCATCGGTACCGGTGTGTCTACTGAGGCCCTCGCCAAGGCCGTGAGCAACGCTTTCGGCGCTGGTACTAGCTCCGGCTCTAAGCTCTCTACCCCTAAGGCCAACTATTACGGTGGTGAGACCCGGGTGCCCCTCGACATCCACGCTCCTGCTACTGCCACCCCAACTATGGTCATTGCCTTCGGTACCTCTTCTCCCGCTTCTGCCGACCTCAAGGTCCTTAAGCACCTTCTCGGTGGTGAGACCTCTGTCAAGTGGACTCCTGGTGCTTCTCCTCTGGCTCAAGCCGCCGACAAGATCCCTGGTGCCTCCGCCAAggctttcctccttccttacTCTGACGCCGCTCTCTTCGGTGTTGTTCTTTCCGCCCCCACAAGTGCCGAAACCAAGACTTTGGCGCAGGAGGTTGCCAGCATCGTCAAGAACGCCGGCGAGTttaaggaggaggaggtgaagagggCCGTTGCTAAGGCCACCTTCGAGGACGCCGCTAGCACCGAGACCTTGTCCGGTTTCGTCGCCGCTGCTGGTCCTGCTGCCCTCGTTGGTTCTGTCCCCGAGGCTCAATCCTTCTCTGGTGtctccgcttcttccatctccaag GCTGCCGGCGAGTTGCTCAAGGGTAAGCCCACCGTTGTTAGCATCGGTAACATCTCTGTCCTTCCTTATGC CGACGAGCTCGGTCTTTAA